The following nucleotide sequence is from Nocardioides eburneiflavus.
GCGCGCGGCGGCACTGCTCGCCAGGAACAGCGTCGCGTCGGCCACGGCGTCGCCCACGCGCGGTTGCGCGGTGCGGACCATCGTGCCGCCCGCGGCCCGGCTGCCGCCGGACGCCGTCGAGCCCGGGGCGTACTGGCGCGGCAGCACGGACCGCTGGGCCTGGAGCACCGAGTTGACCCGCACCCCGAGACCGGCCCAGTTGTCGCCCGCGCGCGCGGTGGACTCGACGAGCTCGCGCTGGGCGGCCTCGGGCGTCGCCGCGAGCTGCAGCCACGACGTCACCGCGCCGGTGTTGACGACGCAGCCGCCGCCCAGGGCCGGGCTCTGGCCGAGCTTGAGACGAAGGCGGGTGGTCAGGAAGGTCGGGCCCAGGAGGCCCGACCGGGTCGCCTCGGCCACGAAGGCCCGCTCCCCGGGCGGCAGGCCGTAGGGAAGGTTGCACGACGCGGCGAGCACCAGCACGTCGATGTGGTTGACCGTGCCGGCCAGGTGGTCGATCGACTCCTGGCGCGCCAGGTTGACCGACTCGTAGTCGAAGGCCGACAGGTCGCTCTCGTAGAGCGAGCGCAGGATCATCGTGCCCGTGACGGTCACGGAGGCGCCGCACTCGGCGAACGAGGAGGCGATGGTGTGGCCCTCGCCTCGTGTGCCGCCGACGACGAGGACCTGGTAGCCGGTGAAGTCGTACGACCCCGATGTCGTCATGCCCTGGCGTCCCTCCCGTCGAGCTCGCGGCATTTTCTACCACGCGGTAGGGGTGCGGTGACAGGCGAGGCAGTGCCCAGTTCGGCCACAAATCGGCGCGCGGGCCACATGCTCACCAGAGGTCACTCCCACCCCAGGTCCCGCCTCACGTGCGGAGGTCGAGGCGCCACGAGCGTACGGCGGCGAAGGTCCACAGCTTGTTGAGCACGAACGACAGCGGCGTGACGAGCGCGATCACGACGAGCTGGGACCAGTAGAGGCGGTTGCGCAGGCCGGAGGAGTCGTCGAAGACCTCCCTCGGCAGGCTGACGGGGGAGTGCGGGTGCATGAGGAGCGTGAGCAGGGCGAGGCCCACCACCTGCACCCCGAGCCCCACGGCGAGGAACGGCCAGTACTCGCGCGTCCAGGAGGCCGCCCGGGTGGTCCGGAAGGTCCACGTGCGGTTGAGCTGGAAGTTGGACAGGTTCGCGACGAGGAACGCGGCGGTGGAGTAGACGTGGTACCAGCGCAGGTTGTAGTCAGTGGCGCCGAGGGCGACCACGGCGTCGTCGAAGTGCGGGCCGATCCGGCGCAGGAGGACCAGGGTGAGGAGGTTGACCACGACCCCGGACGCCCCGACCGCGCCGAAGCGTACGAGGAGTGCGACGTTGCGCCGGTGACGCGTCGACAGCACCGCGCCACGGGATCCCATGCTCGCGAGGCTACCGACCCGGGATCCGCCCCATGGCGCGGATCCCTAGGATTGAGCCATGACGCAGCAGCCCTTCAGCCGTCCAGGTGCCATCGACCTCTCCGGGCTGGGGCAGCCCGCCCCGCCGGCGGGAGCCCCGACCGGCCGGCCCGCTGCCCAGGCGGGCGGGGCGTCCTACAGCGTGGTCGTCGACGAGCAGAGCTTCCAGGGCCTGCTCGAGCAGTCGATGACCGCGCCGGTGCTCCTGGTGTTCTACTCGCGCACCCGGATGCCGGAGAGCGGTCAGCTCGCCGACGACCTCGCCACGGTGGTCGAGGAGCACGAGGGCCGCTACCTCCTCGGTCTCGTCGACATCGACGCTGCGCCCCAGATCGCGCAGGCGATGCAGATCCCGCAGATCCCGCTCGTGGTCGCCGTCGTCGACGGCCGTCCGATGCCGCTGCTGCAGGACCCGCTGCCGATCGACGAGCTGCGCACGGCACTGACCCAGGTCGGCCAGCAGCTCACCGCCCAGGGCATCACGGGGCGCCACCAGCCCCGCTCGAGCGGGACTCCGGCGTCCGAGGGCGAGGAGGAGGTCGTCGACCCGCGCTACGCGCCCGCGCAGGACGCGCTCGCCGCCGGTGACGTCGACGCCGCGGTCGCCGAGTACCAGAAGCTCGTCGACGCCAACCCGGCCGACGTCGAGGCCGCGGGCGGTCTCGCCATCGCCAAGGTCATGCAGCGCACCCAGGGCGTCGACCTCAATGCGGCCCGCGCGGCCGCGGCGGAGAACCCCGACGACGTGGACGCCCAGACGATGGTCGCCGACCTCGACATGCTCGGTGGCCACGTCGAGGACGCCTTCACGAGGCTGGTCAACCTCGTCGCCCGTACGAGCGACAAGGACCGCGAGAAGGCGCGCGACCACCTGCTCGGCCTGTTCGCCGCCGTCGGCAACGACGACCCCCGCGTGCTGGCGGGCCGGCGGGACCTCGCCTCGGCGCTGTTCTGAGTCGCGTCGGGAGCCCGGACCGGCCTACCGCTTCCCGAGGACCGAACGCCCGGCCTCGAGCCGTGCCACAGGCACCCGGAAGGGCGAGCACGACACGTAGTTGAGCCCGACCTCGTCGAAGAAGTGGACCGACCTCGGGTCTCCGCCGTGCTCGCCGCAGACGCCGATCTTGAGGTCGGGATTGGTCTCCCGGCCCTTGGTCGTGCCCATCTCGACCATCCCGCCCACGCCGCGCTGGTCGAGCGACTCGAACGGCGAGACGTCGAAGATGCCGTGCTCGAAGTAGCGCGAGAAGAACGACGACTCGACGTCGTCGCGGGAGAAGCCCCACGCCATCTGGGTGAGGTCGTTGGTGCCGAAGGAGAAGAAGTCGGCCCGCTTGGCGATCCGGTCGGCCAGGAACGCCGCGCGCGGCAGCTCGATCATCGTGCCGATCGCGATGTCGAGCTTGACGCCCCGGTCCTCCTCGACCTCCGCGATCACCCGCTCGATGTCCGCACGGACGATCTCGAGCTCCCGGACGCTGGCGACCAGCGGCACCATGATCTCCGGCCGCGGCGTGCCGTGGACGGCCATCCGGTCGGCGGCAGCCTCCGCCATCGCCCTGGCCTGCATGAGGAACAGGCCCGGGATCTGGATGCCGAGTCGGACGCCGCGGAGGCCGAGCATGGGGTTCTGCTCGTGGAGGCGGCGTACGTGGGTGAGCAGGGTCGCGGCGCGCTCGTCGACCTCGCCGCGCTCCTCGGCGAGGGCTACCTCGACGCTGAGCTCGGTGAGGTCGGGGAGGAACTCGTGGAGCGGGGGGTCGAGCAGCCGGATCGTCACCGGCAGGCCGTCCATCTCCTCGAGGATCCCGGCGAAGTCCTCGCGCTGCAGCGGCAGCAGCGCCGCGAGGGCGTCCTCCACGCCGGCCTCGTCCTCGGCCACGATCAGCTTCTCGACCAGCTCGCGGCGCTCGCCGAGGAACATGTGCTCGGTGCGGCACAGGCCGATGCCCTGGGCGCCGAAGCGACGGGCGCGGGCGGCGTCCTCGGGGGTGTCGGCGTTGGTGCGCACCCGCAGGCGGCGGGCACCGTCGGCGTGGGCCATGATCCGGGCGACCGCGTGGGCGAGGTCGTCGTCGAGCTTCTCGCCCTCGAAGTGGCGCACGACGACCGAGTCGGCGACGGGCACGGCGCCGGCGAACACCTCGCCGGTGGTGCCGTCGATGGAGATGACGTCGCCCTCGCGGACGACCTCCCCGTCGCGCACCGTGAACTGCTTGCCCTTGGTGTCGACGTCGAGCGACTCCGCGCCGCACACGCACGTACGTCCCATGCCGCGGGCGACGACGGCGGCGTGGGAGGTCTTGCCGCCGCGGCTGGTGAGGATGCCGCGGGCCGCGACCATGCCGCGCAGATCGTCGGGGTTGGTCTCCTTGCGGACCAGGATCACGTCCTCGCCGCGCGCGGCCCACTCCACCGCCGTGTCGGAGTCGAAGACCGCCTTGCCGACGGCCGCGCCGGGGGAGGCGTTCATCCCGGTGGCGAGGAGGGTGCGCTCGGAGGACTCGTCGAAGCGGGGGAACATCAGCTGGGCGAGCTGCTCCCCGGTGACGCGGAGGACCGCCTCGTCCATCTGGATCATGCCCTCGTCGACCATGTGGACCGCGATCCGGAAGGCGGCCTCGGGCGTGCGCTTGCCGACGCGGGTCTGGAGCATCCAGAGCTTGCCGCGCTCGACGGTGAACTCGATGTCGCACATGTCCCGGTAGTGGCGCTCGAGCCGCGACATGATCCCCATCAGGTCGTCGTGGGACCTCCGGTCGATCTCGGCCATGTCGGCGAGGGACACCGTGTTGCGGATGCCGGCGACGACGTCCTCGCCCTGGGCGTTCTGGAGGTAGTCGCCGTACTCGCCCTGGGCGCCGCTCGCCGGGTCGCGGGTGAAGGCCACTCCGGAGCCGGAGTCCATGCCGAAGTTGCCGAAGACCATGGCCTGCACGTTCACCGCGGTGCCGAGGTCCTCCGGGATCCGCTCCTGGCGGCGGTAGAGGCGCGCCCGGTCGGTGTTCCAGGAGTCGAAGACCGCGCGGATCGCGAGGTCCATCTGCTCGCGGGGGTCCTGCGGGAAGTCGCGGCCGGTCTGCTCGCGGATGATCGCCTTGAAGGACTCCACCACCCCGCGCAGGTCGTCGGCGTCGAGGTCGAGGTCGTCGTCGGTGCCCTTGGCCCGCTTGGCCTCGTCGAGCGACTCGGAGAACAGGTGGGAGTCCACGTGCAGCACGGTCCCGCCGAACATCTGCAGGAGCCGTCGGTAGGAGTCCTGCGCGAACCGGTCGGACTCGCTGCGGGCGGCGAGCCCGCCCACGGACGTGTCGTTGAGACCGACGTTGAGGACGGTCTCCATCATCCCCGGCATCGAGAACTTGGCACCCGAGCGCACGGACACCAGGAGCGGGTCGTCGGCGTCGCCGAGCTTCTTGCCCATCGCCTCCTCGAGCGCGGCGAGGTGCTCGGTGACCTCCTCGCCTAGGCCCTCGGGCTCGCCTCCCTCCCCGGTCTCCTTCAGGGCCAGGTAGGCCCGACAGGTCTCGGTCGAGATCGTGAAGCCCGGTGGGACGGGCAGGCCGAGGTTGGTCATCTCGGCGAGGTTGGCCCCCTTGCCGCCCAGGAGGTCCTTCTGGTCCTTGCTGCCCTCTGCGAAGTCGTAGACCCAGGTCATGAAGGCATCCTGCCTCAGCGACCGGACTCCGTATACGGCTGGGCGCCGCCGACCGCCGCGCGGACCCGGCGCGCGGTGAAGTCGGCCGCGAGCTCGTCGACCTCCTCGAGCGTGCAGAACCGCACGTCGCGGATCTCCCGCTCCTGCATGACGACGTCGGCCAGCGCCGAGTGCGGCAGCGTGCCGCCGTCGAAGACCAGGCACACTGCGTCGTCCCAGCCGCCCCACGGGGGCAGCCAGTCGGTGAGCAGGAGGCCGCGCGGCTCGACCTCGAGGCCGAGCTCCTCCTCGACCTCGCGCTGCACGGCCACCTGCGGGGACTCGCCGACCTCGACGACCCCGCCGGGCAGGTCCCAGTCGCGCTTGTAGGTCAGCTGGCACAGCAGCACGCGGCCCTCGGGGTCGCGCACCAGCATCTGGGAGATTGCGCGCTTGCGCGGGAGGAAGGAGTTGAGCAGGGCGCGGAAGCTCTCGGGGTCGGACAGGGGCGGGTCGGTGGAGAGCCGGGCGAAGACGAGGTACGACGTCGCGTCCGGACGGTCGCCCATGCCGGGCGTCACGCGCTGCACGCCCTCGAGTCGCAGGCCCGCCCGGGTCGCCACCCGGCGGCTCCGGTCGTTGCGCGGGTCGATGCGTGCCTCGACCCGCTGGAGCCCCCAGCCTCCTTGCTCGGAGTCGGCGAAGGCCCAGTCCACGAGGAGGCGTACGGCGCGCGCAGCGTGGCCGCGGCCCCGGCGGCCGGCGTACAGGGCCCAGCTCAGCCGCGCTCCCGCGCTGCCCTCGCGGGTCAGCTCGACGCTGCCGACCAGGCGGTCGTCGTGCTCGACGGCGAAGGACGCCTGCTCGCCGGCCCGGTAGCGCTCGCGCCAGCGCGAGATCGCCGCGAGGTGCCTCTCCTCGCTGACGTCGGCCGGGTCCCACCCGAACCAGAGGGCCATCTCGTCGTCGTGCCCGGCCACCGCCTCGGCGACGTCCTCGTCGCGCCACGGTCGCAGCGTGACGGTCCCGTC
It contains:
- the ppdK gene encoding pyruvate, phosphate dikinase, which translates into the protein MTWVYDFAEGSKDQKDLLGGKGANLAEMTNLGLPVPPGFTISTETCRAYLALKETGEGGEPEGLGEEVTEHLAALEEAMGKKLGDADDPLLVSVRSGAKFSMPGMMETVLNVGLNDTSVGGLAARSESDRFAQDSYRRLLQMFGGTVLHVDSHLFSESLDEAKRAKGTDDDLDLDADDLRGVVESFKAIIREQTGRDFPQDPREQMDLAIRAVFDSWNTDRARLYRRQERIPEDLGTAVNVQAMVFGNFGMDSGSGVAFTRDPASGAQGEYGDYLQNAQGEDVVAGIRNTVSLADMAEIDRRSHDDLMGIMSRLERHYRDMCDIEFTVERGKLWMLQTRVGKRTPEAAFRIAVHMVDEGMIQMDEAVLRVTGEQLAQLMFPRFDESSERTLLATGMNASPGAAVGKAVFDSDTAVEWAARGEDVILVRKETNPDDLRGMVAARGILTSRGGKTSHAAVVARGMGRTCVCGAESLDVDTKGKQFTVRDGEVVREGDVISIDGTTGEVFAGAVPVADSVVVRHFEGEKLDDDLAHAVARIMAHADGARRLRVRTNADTPEDAARARRFGAQGIGLCRTEHMFLGERRELVEKLIVAEDEAGVEDALAALLPLQREDFAGILEEMDGLPVTIRLLDPPLHEFLPDLTELSVEVALAEERGEVDERAATLLTHVRRLHEQNPMLGLRGVRLGIQIPGLFLMQARAMAEAAADRMAVHGTPRPEIMVPLVASVRELEIVRADIERVIAEVEEDRGVKLDIAIGTMIELPRAAFLADRIAKRADFFSFGTNDLTQMAWGFSRDDVESSFFSRYFEHGIFDVSPFESLDQRGVGGMVEMGTTKGRETNPDLKIGVCGEHGGDPRSVHFFDEVGLNYVSCSPFRVPVARLEAGRSVLGKR
- a CDS encoding GtrA family protein gives rise to the protein MGSRGAVLSTRHRRNVALLVRFGAVGASGVVVNLLTLVLLRRIGPHFDDAVVALGATDYNLRWYHVYSTAAFLVANLSNFQLNRTWTFRTTRAASWTREYWPFLAVGLGVQVVGLALLTLLMHPHSPVSLPREVFDDSSGLRNRLYWSQLVVIALVTPLSFVLNKLWTFAAVRSWRLDLRT
- a CDS encoding co-chaperone YbbN, with product MTQQPFSRPGAIDLSGLGQPAPPAGAPTGRPAAQAGGASYSVVVDEQSFQGLLEQSMTAPVLLVFYSRTRMPESGQLADDLATVVEEHEGRYLLGLVDIDAAPQIAQAMQIPQIPLVVAVVDGRPMPLLQDPLPIDELRTALTQVGQQLTAQGITGRHQPRSSGTPASEGEEEVVDPRYAPAQDALAAGDVDAAVAEYQKLVDANPADVEAAGGLAIAKVMQRTQGVDLNAARAAAAENPDDVDAQTMVADLDMLGGHVEDAFTRLVNLVARTSDKDREKARDHLLGLFAAVGNDDPRVLAGRRDLASALF
- a CDS encoding SDR family oxidoreductase, with product MTTSGSYDFTGYQVLVVGGTRGEGHTIASSFAECGASVTVTGTMILRSLYESDLSAFDYESVNLARQESIDHLAGTVNHIDVLVLAASCNLPYGLPPGERAFVAEATRSGLLGPTFLTTRLRLKLGQSPALGGGCVVNTGAVTSWLQLAATPEAAQRELVESTARAGDNWAGLGVRVNSVLQAQRSVLPRQYAPGSTASGGSRAAGGTMVRTAQPRVGDAVADATLFLASSAAARITGQTLRIS
- a CDS encoding NUDIX hydrolase, giving the protein MPAEQPTLTDGTVTLRPWRDEDVAEAVAGHDDEMALWFGWDPADVSEERHLAAISRWRERYRAGEQASFAVEHDDRLVGSVELTREGSAGARLSWALYAGRRGRGHAARAVRLLVDWAFADSEQGGWGLQRVEARIDPRNDRSRRVATRAGLRLEGVQRVTPGMGDRPDATSYLVFARLSTDPPLSDPESFRALLNSFLPRKRAISQMLVRDPEGRVLLCQLTYKRDWDLPGGVVEVGESPQVAVQREVEEELGLEVEPRGLLLTDWLPPWGGWDDAVCLVFDGGTLPHSALADVVMQEREIRDVRFCTLEEVDELAADFTARRVRAAVGGAQPYTESGR